From Toxorhynchites rutilus septentrionalis strain SRP chromosome 2, ASM2978413v1, whole genome shotgun sequence, a single genomic window includes:
- the LOC129766309 gene encoding uncharacterized protein LOC129766309, with the protein MDNYEEEQDFPQVPVWLEILGQAFQDCLKVQSEIERMDNGDAPLVKHLQERHQFQSRYCATKGWLMNRRLLDLNSTINVHDAAPAQPTSFLLRLPKIDLPKFDGDYSRWLGFRDTFKSMVHDVKDIPLVAKLQFLLQSLEGETRTPYETVDIAAANYVITWEALLKRYDNKRFLTKQLYRTLHDLAPIRKEFAQDLHHLVDDFQRHVKELAKLGELVETWDTPLICMLSYKMDPATLRAWEEYAAKSDNVGYEACIEFLYLRIRILQTVSTEIQHRSQAAPAKVAGPHSFSKKLPTTKAVANSATATFQRMTVEQRRELISQKRLCWNCFKSSHSARRRDSKYTCRHCHERHHTLLHKSSSDSAAQSTPQYPTQQANFHGSDILIPEVSVPAHSSSPSTVFLSTVLLWIEDRFGRQHSARALIDSGSQSNFISKKLARRLCLQSDRVRVPIAGIGETTVTVTQSVISTIHSKNNEFSSKLEFLVLPNPTAELPTSNVDISMWKIPSNFPLADPAFNVSSPIDLLLGIEQFHEYVMSGRIILGKGCPPDRIYSAKETACEELYQATTTRNSDGRYIVSLPKSQDPYIQLGESRAIAERRLLCLERKLERDASVKKAYHEFLEEYSRAGHMRRLEDPVDDSIYHYYLPHHPVFKASSTTTKVRVVAYAPYATPHLLR; encoded by the exons ATGGATAATTATGAAGAAGAACAAGATTTCCCTCAAGTACCAGTGTGGCTGGAGATACTCGGCCAGGCTTTCCAGGACTGCTTGAAGGTTCAATCCGAAATTGAAAGGATGGACAATGGAGACGCCCCGTTAGTGAAGCATCTCCAGGAACGCCACCAGTTCCAGAGTAGATACTGTGCAACCAAGGGATGGTTGATGAACAGGCGATTGCTGGACCTGAACTCAACCATCAATGTACATGATGCAGCTCCAGCTCAACCTACTAGCTTCCTCCTACGGTTGCCAAAAATAGATCTGCCGAAGTTTGACGGCGACTATTCACGGTGGCTGGGATTTCGTGACACCTTCAAATCGATGGTACATGACGTCAAGGACATTCCACTGGTAGCGAAGCTACAGTTCCTGCTCCAGTCTTTAGAGGGTGAGACACGTACGCCTTACGAGACGGTGGATATAGCGGCAGCCAATTATGTCATCACCTGGGAAGCCCTCCTAAAGCGCTATGATAACAAGCGGTTTttaacaaaacagttgtatcgtACACTACACGATCTCGCTCCAATCCGGAAAGAATTTGCACAGGATCTCCATCATCTTGTAGACGATTTTCAACGCCATGTGAAGGAACTGGCGAAGCTTGGTGAGTTGGTGGAAACGTGGGACACTCCGCTGATTTGTATGTTGTCCTATAAAATGGACCCTGCTACCCTCAGAGCCTGGGAGGAGTATGCAGCAAAGTCGGATAATGTTGGGTACGAAGCATGTATCGAGTTTCTCTACCTGCGAATTCGGATTCTGCAAACAGTGTCAACAGAGATCCAACATCGTTCTCAAGCAGCACCAGCCAAGGTGGCCGGTCCCCATTCCTTCAGCAAGAAGCTCCCCACTACGAAGGCGGTTGCCAACTCCGCTACCGCAA CCTTTCAAAGAATGACCGTTGAGCAGCGCCGCGAACTAATTTCCCAGAAGCGACTTTGCTGGAACTGCTTCAAATCGTCGCATAGCGCACGGAGACGCGACTCCAAGTACACCTGTCGTCATTGTCACGAACGCCACCACACGCTGTTGCACAAATCCTCGAGCGACTCTGCAGCACAGTCAACACCCCAGTACCCGACACAACAAGCGAATTTCCACGGATCGGATATTTTGATTCCCGAAGTAAGCGTTCCTGCTCATAGCAGTTCCCCATCAACTGTTTTCCTGTCCACTGTTTTGCTGTGGATCGAGGATCGATTTGGAAGACAACATTCTGCTCGAGCATTAATCGACTCTGGTTCGCAGTCGAACTTCATCTCAAAGAAGCTGGCTCGTCGTTTGTGTCTACAGTCAGATCGAGTACGTGTTCCCATCGCTGGCATCGGTGAGACAACAGTGACGGTTACCCAGTCTGTCATCTCCACCATCCATTCCAAGAACAACGAGTTTTCCAGCAAGTTAGAGTTCCTGGTTTTACCGAATCCAACCGCTGAACTTCCTACGTCAAATGTCGACATATCCATGTGGAAAATCCCGTCAAACTTCCCATTAGCTGACCCTGCATTCAACGTGTCGAGTCCTATCGACCTGTTACtcggaatcgaacaattccaCGAATACGTGATGAGTGGTAGAATAATCCTCGGGAAAGGATGTCCA CCCGACCGAATCTATTCTGCTAAGGAGACCGCCTGCGAGGAGCTATATCAGGCCACTACGACTAGAAATTCCGACGGGAGATATATAGTGTCTCTTCCCAAATCACAGGACCCTTACATTCAACTCGGTGAATCCCGTGCAATTGCCGAAAGGCGTCTACTATGCTTGGAGAGAAAACTTGAACGTGATGCATCCGTAAAGAAAGCATACCAtgagttcttggaggaatattcACGGGCAGGCCATATGCGACGGCTCGAGGATCCGGTGGACGACTCCATTTACCACTACTATTTGCCACACCACCCCGTATTCAAAGCCAGCAGTACAACCACGAAAGTACGGGTTGTTGCGTACGCCCCTTACGCGACGCCGCACCTACTACGGTGA